A stretch of DNA from Shewanella sediminis HAW-EB3:
ATTGCAATCAGCACACGCTGATGATGCTCACAACGGAAATATCTGTTACGCCGACAGATACCAATTCAACAAAAACCAAACAACTAACCGGACTCTACTTTAGCACAAGCCAATAAAATACTACTTTAGGAGTACCTCCTTATAAGTACAAGCTATTGATCTTAATCACAATTACCCACTATAGATCTGAAAAAATCTCCAGACTTGTTTCAGATCAAGAAAACCATAGTGCAACAAGGCGTATAACACTCCTGAGATGATGACGAAACAATAATGAAACAAAAGGACTGTAAAATGAAAGTTCGTGCACTTACCCTAGCAATTTTAGCTGGTTTAGCTTCTTCCGCTGTCGCAGCAGACACTGTCGACCCACTAAAGAAAGCATTTATTGATGATTCTGAAGTAAAAGTTCAATTCCGTTTACGTTTCGAACAGGCTGATGTCGATACTGTTGATAAACAAGATCAAACAACCATCCGTACTCGCTTAAATTACAAGACAGGTGATATCTATAACTTCTTCGCGCTAGCAGAAGTTGACGATGTTCGCTCAACCGATAATGAGCCACTCATTGCCGATTATGAGTACACGCAAATTAACCAAGCCTTCATTGGTTATAAGGCGCCTGCAGAAACACTATTGAAATATGGTCGTCAGCGTATCCTGCTGGACAACCAACGTTTCGTTGGTGGTGTAGGCTTCCGTCAGAATGAACAAACTTACGATGCATTTTCGGTAAAAAATACAGCGATTGAAAATTTAACGGCTTACTACTCATATGTGAATAATGTAAACCGTATCTTCCCTGAAGGTTCAGGAAAAGAGTCGCACACAAACGAAACAAGCCTACTCAACCTGAACTATAAAGCGGGTGATATTGCCAATATCACAGGTTACGCATACCTGATTGATAACAGCAACGTTGCTGCTTTCTCTACCGATACCTATGGTGTTCGTGCAACAGGCAAACTAAAGCTGGACGCAATTAAGCTTAGCTATGAAGCTGAATATGCCCAACAATCTGAAGGTGGCGATAACCCGACTAAATATACAGCAGACTACTACAAGTTAGGCGCTGGAATTGGTTTCGGTGCATTCGGCGCTAAAGTTGGCTACGAAGTTCTGGGATCTGATGACGGCGCAGCCGGCTTTATCACTCCGCTGGCAACCCTGCATGCCTTCAACGGTTGGACCGATAAGTTCCTATTCGGCGGCAAGGGTAACTGGGAAAATGGTATTGTAGATACGCATGTTATCTTAACTGCAAAACTTGCAGGCCTTAAGTTACTGGCAAAATACCACAAGTTCGAATCTGACTACGGCGACATCGACATGGGTAAAGAGTGGGGCGTTGCCGCAACATACCCATTCGCTAAGCACTACAGTGTTGGTGTTAAGTATGCCAGCTTTAGCGGCGCCGATGCCGGTTATGGTTTCTCGAATGATACCGATAAGCTATGGCTAACGCTTCAAGCTAAGTACTAAAAAAGTACTAAGCAAAAGTACTAAGTAGTTAGAACTTAGTACTTAGCTATACCAGGCAAAAAGTGCATTAGAGGGTCGGCTCTGTTTTTGAATATAAAATCAGAGACACTGTTTAATTAGGACATACATTAAACAAAAGACGCTCTTCTCACTCCCTTTTGAGCAGGACTGATAGCGATTACCCTTTGGTAATAGCTAAACTCCCTGCTCTTTTTTCTTCTTAATTTATTCGAAGTAATGGCTTATTGATATCGAGTCAGCAAACGACTCAGATCCATTTTATGCGCCTCTAAACCCAAGTCACCTGCAGAGCCAATACTGACGGCGAAACGATACTCTGAATTTAACCGTCCTAAAAACAGTGACCACTCATCACTTGCAGATTTGCTAACAGCATCTCGCTTCGACTCTGTAAGAGACGACTCTTTATGGAAGTTAAGCTCCAGGTTACTCAGCACACTTAATGTTTCGATAAGCGTGTTATCTTCATATAGGGCTAACTCATGGTCCGTTGCATGGCTAAACCCAAAACTAAATGATTTAAGCGACAGGGCTAAACCTAAGCCTTTAGCCTTTATATAAGACTCTTTCAGCGCCCAGAGGTCGAAGAATCGCTCACGTTGAGCGTCTTCATCCAGCGCCAATAACGACTCAGACTCATCTTGAGTAAAGTAATGATTCAATATCGGATAGA
This window harbors:
- a CDS encoding alginate export family protein gives rise to the protein MKVRALTLAILAGLASSAVAADTVDPLKKAFIDDSEVKVQFRLRFEQADVDTVDKQDQTTIRTRLNYKTGDIYNFFALAEVDDVRSTDNEPLIADYEYTQINQAFIGYKAPAETLLKYGRQRILLDNQRFVGGVGFRQNEQTYDAFSVKNTAIENLTAYYSYVNNVNRIFPEGSGKESHTNETSLLNLNYKAGDIANITGYAYLIDNSNVAAFSTDTYGVRATGKLKLDAIKLSYEAEYAQQSEGGDNPTKYTADYYKLGAGIGFGAFGAKVGYEVLGSDDGAAGFITPLATLHAFNGWTDKFLFGGKGNWENGIVDTHVILTAKLAGLKLLAKYHKFESDYGDIDMGKEWGVAATYPFAKHYSVGVKYASFSGADAGYGFSNDTDKLWLTLQAKY